From one Solanum stenotomum isolate F172 chromosome 12, ASM1918654v1, whole genome shotgun sequence genomic stretch:
- the LOC125849374 gene encoding uncharacterized protein LOC125849374 produces the protein MEPHNNSDSNFATQGQVDPSSTSYSRVSNPLLQSDCSKFGDSTGLDDFEPVICSNIVKTGKHEEYNRVAIHLMNEIPENTSSTSRLDTQAEELFSKQSFQDTREASERYHMDGWKEESEEDSITLRQNNILRSSEKIISSNWDERGKCGSESFGQSAGHVNNDKSYIMGKPMGGQQETDHDSPLCTKENYEKGAHTTNGMVKAEVSNVNLIQETNESDIKRNLLYPQLTENVECETQSSQNVDGSMCHQNQEKYFCYDSPLFGETGSWIPVSVPPMSESEHDEWSRGFCSNGRYLPEGDTDWNQCMGEDKELTMWDVVLEMLLAARGKVHSLASGDIVGNMAWISSHLVEQAWKEMAQTLTEANFGNTQEILEADPPKWLPDSASSTCMLCNVRFHPIMCSRHHCRFCGGLFCNECTKGRSLLPEKFRTGEPQRVCDVCCVRLASVQPYLMDQVSRAAQLPTHDLTDLSTLRSWVNFPWGQSMEHEIYKAANTIRGYEKIGLLSSEKKIPEAILQNARGLAILTVVKVGVMVTYNVGTGLVIARREDGSWSPPSAISSFGVGWGAQAGGELTDFIIVLRTTDAVKTFGGDAHFSVGAGVSAAAGIIGRTAEADLRAGTGGYATCYTYSCSKGAFVGCSLQGSVVTTRTRENSRFYGSQSIKASEILLGSLPNPPAAAALYRALTDLYQKL, from the exons ATGGAGCCCCATAACAATTCGGATTCTAATTTTGCTACTCAAGGACAAGTCGATCCTTCTTCAACTTCTTATTCTAGGGTTTCTAATCCACTTCTTCAATCG GACTGTAGTAAGTTTGGAGATAGCACAGGCCTGGATGATTTTGAGCCAGTCATATGTTCAAACATTGTAAAAACGGGTAAGCATGAAGAATATAACAGAGTAGCGATACACCTAATGAATGAAATTCCTGAGAACACAAGTTCGACGAGTCGTCTAGATACTCAAGCCGAGGAACTTTTCAGTAAACAGTCATTTCAAGACACTCGAGAAGCTAGTGAGAGGTATCATATGGACGGCTGGAAAGAGGAATCTGAAGAAGATTCTATAACCCTGAGACAGAACAATATCTTGAGGAGTTCTGAGAAGATTATCAGCAGCAACTGGGATGAAAGAGGAAAATGTGGTTCCGAATCATTTGGTCAAAGTGCAGGTCATGTAAACAACGATAAGAGTTATATCATGGGCAAGCCCATGGGTGGACAGCAAGAAACTGATCATGATTCACCTTTGTGCACAAAAGAAAACTATGAGAAGGGGGCACACACAACTAATGGAATGGTTAAAGCTGAAGTTTCTAATGTTAATTTAATTCAAGAGACTAACGAAAGTGACATAAAAAGAAACCTTCTTTACCCACAATTAACTGAAAATGTAGAATGTGAAACTCAGTCATCTCAAAATGTAGACGGAAGTATGTgccaccaaaatcaagaaaaatatttctgCTACGATTCACCACTTTTTGGTGAAACTGGATCTTGGATACCTGTATCAGTTCCTCCAATGTCGGAGAGTGAGCATGATGAGTGGAGTAGAGGCTTCTGCTCAAATGGAAGGTACCTTCCCGAAGGTGACACAGATTGGAATCAGTGCATGGGGGAAGACAAGGAGTTGACAATGTGGGATGTGGTTCTGGAAATGTTACTCGCAGCACGAGGAAAAGTGCATTCTCTTGCTTCTGGTGATATAGTAGGCAACATGGCGTGGATATCAAGCCATCTCGTTGAGCAGGCTTGGAAAGAGATGGCTCAAACCCTCACAGAAGCTAATTTTGGTAATACCCAGGAAATTCTTGAGGCAGATCCTCCTAAATGGTTGCCTGACAGTGCATCTTCCACTTGTATGTTATGTAATGTGCGGTTCCACCCTATCATGTGTAGCAGGCATCATTGTAGATTTTGTGGAGGATTGTTTTGCAATGAATGTACTAAAGGAAGGAGTTTGCTCCCTGAAAAATTTCGCACTGGGGAACCACAACGAGTATGTGATGTATGTTGTGTACGGCTTGCGTCTGTGCAACCATACCTAATGGATCAAGTAAGCCGTGCTGCTCAGTTGCCAACCCATGACCTCACTGACTTGAGCACATTGAGATCCTGGGTAAACTTCCCGTGGGGACAGTCAATGGAACACGAAATTTATAAGGCCGCTAACACTATTCGGGGATATGAAAAG ATTGGTTTATTGAGTTCTGAGAAGAAAATTCCAGAAGCTATTCTACAAAATGCAAGAGGCCTTGCCATACTTACAGTCGTGAAAGTTGGAGTGATGGTAACCTACAATGTCGGAACTGGATTGGTGATTGCACGTAGAGAAGATGGTTCGTGGTCTCCCCCTTCGGCCATTTcttctttcggtgtgggatGGGGTGCTCAG gCTGGTGGAGAACTTACTGACTTCATTATTGTCCTGAGAACTACTGATGCTGTCAAAACTTTTGGCGGTGATGCACATTTTTCAGTTGGAGCTGGTGTGAGTGCTGCTGCGGGGATCATTGGACGAACTGCCGAAGCTGATCTTCGTGCCGGTACCGGTGGCTATGCCACTTGTTATACATACAGCTGCAGTAAAG GTGCCTTTGTTGGGTGTTCCCTACAAGGGAGTGTTGTGACTACCCGAACACGGGAAAACTCCAGATTTTATGGTAGCCAGTCAATAAAAGCTTCAGAAATTCTCCTTGGCTCATTGCCAAATCCCCCTGCTGCAGCCGCCCTATATCGTGCACTCACTGATTTATACCAGAAGCTGTGA